The DNA window agagccaatagcaaaacctttgaccctattcaagatagcttgtcactcttgaatgatagtagaaattatttccaaaatgctccaatttattctgtgtccttggctaaaatgtggagaaaactgacagataatttgaaaaatagttgttgtttgatctataatgatcttctacagtatgtttactggggtaatagcaataccaGCAAATTGAGTGGAGTACAAGTAAAGCTTCCCACTGacccacaacatagaaataaaataatatcctatgtaatctctgcatttagctttaatctactacctattaattatgtggaaattttcgaggatccatcaaacaaaaataatatcagtttctcacaaaagtgttatattaagagtggagagacttatttctccaagtcaaccacagttttctctaccatatccaaagttgttgacctagatgagttgggtcttgtagcaacaggtaacttgataccacaagtcttaagaaaacgggcaaacataacttgtaagcttcctccataccctgttaaagagatacaacccttgtctcctatctcagtgttatcagccaagaagcgtaagctagaactgtatgaaattgatctaaaacggaggaaaattgagttttttgaagccacacagtcatttagggaacagcataagcagctagaagaatttgaggaagaaatagaaaatttgagagaggaacttggaccatatttccattcacattggcgaaattttgagcctagtggagtttataatgtgactgcatttactgtgaataatactGGGAAATTCCCATATGTAGGTGTACTAGGGGAGAAAGATGGTTTGAAAAacgtttactttgtaaaggactgccataaaaatgttttcattaatgcatacaaagctatcgaaactctcaagaaagagggttattttgtaatcccttacactgacaaaaaagaaattatttgtctaccaagggaagagaaaatttgtgtaattacagtcaatggtatgtcaagctataatggacatacatttcctagaatagaatcagttAAGTTTCTCCCAGATCTCccagatgtttggaaaaacttggaagacactcccttcacacaaaaagaagtggagctgtataataacatcacaatgctggaaattaaagggaaagtaaaagtaggacagtgtaAAAGATTGGAAGAGTTACCACAAGGTATAGagttagtcattattgcaataaaagaagtgtacaatagaaacaatactcggtatatcctacagtttgaaaatgtggaagcattgtatgtctcaaactattggttagaggaagaatttgaaaagccgaacatagatttgaattataaaattagaatcaagctagatgtttttaaatatacacccagtaggaataaggaaagagttactttctgtatttgatttggtcatagatatgctttgatgtatgtataataattttaaaataaagaaaattattgtgacaatCCTCATGACATTGAGCTCTCACCCCTTCTcctgattcctctctcattttttctttcctgctaaacaagtggaggagagaggaggagaacaaaggacaatttttgtcctccgaGAAGAggttttgtcctcggaggagaggaggaggagaaaaatttgagtaaaaatgaacttacatgtgttgatttgacgaaatgaaataatcggatatgcttctctcagctcctcACTCGGTTCAGGTATTGTTCCAGCTTAGCTCCTCGGCTATGATTTTCTAGATGCAGGTAAGGTTCCTTCACGAGAGCACAATTGCTTATGagaccgagttgtgaggtgagaaaatgctgtggaaaaacaatgaaatatttaataactgtaagcttagaacaagattgacaaagaaagatcaaaatcaagtatgtgtgcaatattgtaaataaatgaaatgcatcaactttgctactggttggttaaatattaaaatgcgttatctcattgatgatagaaaacactgtcaagataagattcatgtttgaaaaatgagctcCTCTTTACTTCcttgttgaaggatctaacatggagaacaatattgtcctcggagaagaggaaaatttaagtaaaaatgaacttacatgtgttgatttgacgaaatgaaataatcggatatgcttctctcagctcctcgactcggttcaggtattgttccagcttagctcctcggctatgattttctcgatgcaggtaagtttccctcacgagagcacaattgcttatgagaccgagttgtgaggtgagaaaatgctgtggaaaaacaatgaaatatttaataactgtaagcttagaacaagattgacaaagaaagatcaaaatcaagtatgtgtgcaatattgtaaataaatgaaatgcatcaactttgctactggttggttaaatattaaaatgtgttatctcattgatgatagaaaacactgtcaagataagattcatgtttgaaaaatgagctcCTCTTACTTCcttgttgaaggatctaacatggagaacaatattgtccttggagaagaggaaaatttaagtaaaaatgaacttacatgtgttgatttgacgaaatgaaataatcggatatgcttctctcagctcctcgactcggttcaggtattgttccagcttagctcctcagctatgattttctcgatgcaggtaagtttccctcacgagagcacaattgcttatgagaccgagttgtgaggtgagaaaatgctgtggaaaaacaatgaaatatttaataactgtaagcttagaacaagattgacaaagaaagatcaaaatcaagtatgtgtgcaatattgtaaataaatgaaatgcatcaactttgctactggttggttaaatattaaaatgcgttatctcattgatgatagaaaacactgtcaagataagattcatgtttgaaaaatgagctcCTCTTACTTCcttgttgaaggatctaacatggagaacaatattgtccttggagaagaggaaaatttaagtaaatttgaacttacatgtgttgatttgacgaaatgaaataatcggatatgcttctctcagctcctcgactcggttcaggtattgttccagcttagctcctcggctatgattttctcgatgcaggtaaggttccttcacgagagcacaactgcttatgagaccgagttgtgaggtgagaaaatgctgtggaaaaacaatgaaatattatttaataactgtaacactaaatatatatattataaatcaatttagtgttatttcacaaaaaaatgagaatataacaaaaattttcactTACAATCAAATGTTATCATCGTGCTAAAGCTCTGGGGAGTATCGCCAGTGTTCGCCAATTGTGATACACGCCTCCTTTGTGTTTCTATCTCACTCGTACAAGCCTGCAACAGACAGAGAAACGACTTGCTATATAATCGCTTTTCTCAGTGGAAAATCATCATTCACGTTAGAGAGCTATTAGTACGCGCTAAAATTCTCGAACAACACCATGGACAAGTCACACCGTGCATCCTCATCCTCCACAACATTCTTATTGCCAGGCAGCCCGCCTCCGAAGAGGGAACTCAACTTCTgggagcagcagcagcagcagaagcgCCGCAGCACGGCTACAACATCAGCTGTCGCCTCTGCTGCTGCCGCCACCTCCTCCTCAGCCTCAACCTCAGATCCCTTGAAGGAACAAGGGATCTTCGTCCAAGATGAGGATTCCAGCATCATCATCCCAGACAGCAGCCCTCTGACGCAAGCAACTTGGGCGCCGCGACGAGCAGCTCTAACATCTGTGCCTGCCGCCCCCAAGCAGTCTGTCAAGAGGAGGCTGTTTTTCGACGACGATGAGGAGCCCGACGTCCTCACTCAATCGAAGGTTagcatacaaaaatattattattgtaatgtacacAAAAGATTTTATAATCTATGAATCTATAATCGATAAAATCTTTTGTGTACATTACTACAAGTCTCTATATGTTTActcaaataaatatgaaattactGTGAGCAAAGACTGAGCTTGACTTCTAATTGTGCTATCAAAACAATCCGAACACAGATAAATTCTCATGATGGTTGTATTGTTTAAACATGTTTACTAAATATGTTGCATGAAACATTCctactgaaacaatttgaattGGAGAATTACATACtgattacatatatatatatatatgaaaaatcaaatcatatgttgtttgagtgtgaaacaaaaatttgcaTGATTAATGAAAGGtgaaatatttatgttttctgcaatcatttatgttgattgtaatgaagtgaaaaatttttttccgataATTGAGAGTTATGTCAGAGAATTTCCAAGTTATTACTCACATTttttgagtagtgaatctgttgagcgcAAGATCACTCTCTCATGTCAGAGAATTTGCGAGTTATTAGTCAcagttttgagtagtgaatctgttgagcgcAAGATCTCTCTCATGTatgattttataacctgaaacaaataagagtctaatgaaatatttttcaacagaaacgtgcggtggaagaggatgaggaggacagCTCCATAATGACGCTGTTACAGCAGGAGGAGGATGAAATTCTCCCCGAGGAGCACTTCCTCACTGTCATCAATAGGTACGCCCCGAAACCCTGGACTCCTCTAAGAGAGTTGATGGAGGGTACTCCTTACCCTATTGAGGACGTGAGGGAGGTCTGCAATCAACATGGACGTCGCGTGGTGCTCAAGATCCGGCTGTCAGGTCAGAGAACAACAGATGTTTACATACCTGAACGTTTCACGCTGATCTTGACCCCCAAAGAcatccaaaattttaaaagtaaatgtaaatcattgttactgtttgtcaaacatattaATCAGTACATGACCGACATCAACATTGTcaaaatgcataaaatttaaatcatgataattatattaccatttaacattttatgaattttattattacttattttgttaataatcttgTAACAAATTTTCGGACTTGACATTGCATCGCCTTTCGGCATTATAACCTATATCttgtaaatcacaattttcaagtattgtgttatttagttttggcacaagccattacatatattttcattataatctataattttcaagtattgtgttTCCTCCACTTCACTCAGCTGAGGTTGTATGAATctataatttacaagttttgtGTTAAGGTGACAATTGCATCGCCTATCAGCATAtacataacctactttgttAACCGcataatttacttgttatatatcaataaaaaatagtatgttattctataaaaagtTTTCACTCACCTATCACACTAGTATACGTGTAGAGaactcaatcactcactctccaagttgcattgagtgataagaaattaaaaatgtgtttttatagcttgatgtaTGACAAGCTGACATCGGCCGATCGCTCACTGTGTCAAGGTCGGCTCAACGCTCTGCCTTCCTTGTTGTGAACTGAGGCCGTTGGCCCTTACACATCTGGTGTGatgcatttcattcattcacgaCCTTCACAAGGTCTTGTTGTCAATGAATGCATCGTACACATGGCTGGATTGGTATTCCATTcattcttatcaatattattttgtgtttgactttttcacatcaactatttgaaatgaattttgaaaattcatttcaaatagatgatctgaatagatgaattcaaagtattattccaaattaatagaaaattccatttttcttttagattaagttagtgtaatgattaattaattaactttagttaatgttcgagcattgagttgaaaggtaatgaaaatattgaatgttgagaacactctttgtgcatgttGATATTCTTCGCGTGTCAGAGGTGTGTTccgttaaatcattatgaaaacattctatTGGAGGAAGTTCTTTCCAATGTACTTTCTTTCcccaacttcttttccatgtctgtactttctaccaaattacacaccaatacttccaaggattcagacataaacttgtaggaatctaaaaatttaattttgcctaccgaaagtgtcaaaaatctctctgacgtattcgcgatgcaggaaatttcttttttacatttactgagcgatttcagaataaaatgcgaatcaaaaccggagaaattatgaaaataacatgatatgtactccggagtacgtgCTGTTAAAttgagaagttcagtaatttgttgatagagtgcatcactgcaggttatataaggtgtgtactgcgccaaatgtaagccattatcagttttacctttgaacaggaatcatgtcctattctttgtgttctgatattttggacaagccacaaactcgctctattggtatccagtgtgatcttgattctgatattttggacaaagctcaaactcagtcgtcggtactttacgatattgaatcaacaagtttctattatgaaccaaggaggagtagtacaccaatccagaagtcgggagaggaggtggaggagcagaaacgtgaggaggaacagaaacgtgaagaggaacagaaaggagtgcaaaagcagacacctacgaaaattgctacggttgatcttcactggtttaaacaaacttgtaatcaaattattgtgaaagaacttgctatcgttgacgagtgcaataattatgctgtattccatttcaaatcaccatttgcaaagatggaattgagcgcaaaattgtataacgatgtaacatggctggaacgtaactatcataaaataaaatgggaagatggagatttagaatacagtgactcattaatacgtgattaccttgcaggttatgagaaaattttcacaaaaggaactgagaaagcaaagtttttgagaagattgcattctaacgtacaatgcataccggaggactttctcaagcctgatttcagctttttcaccacttcgtggtgttatgatgcatgtaagatacataaatatagacccgatggaaggtgTGCGTTGTACagtgcccaacattataattctttgctgtttaaaaatatgtatcaaacaaataatttcttgtgtgaaaacaatcgaatgcaaagtatgaaattggccccgatgtatacgaatgcgcagaaaagaaactttgcacgttatggattcttctacaacggaaaggaattacagtgtgtttattgcttgcatgcactgagattgcataaagctcgtacatgttgtctgtctacaattagatacgcccccctcagagacaactgtgttacagctaagtgcacattcctaccttatcaattttattgttcataacttaatcgaggtcatgcagtgttttagctttgcaaaattcaaaaaattaactcgcctctggatgaactttggaaatgcttgtatgacattgcagataaaaaatgtaaaagatcaacttagatcattgggctctctctgttaagacatcaatagagctgataccccaagtgatataggtctgaggatatctatagccatttttggaatgcttgttcatactaaatttactatagatattctcggagaacacACTTACCAAAAAAGTAACGCCcgcaggtttgtacagcacatagaaaatttcaatataaatttgtgaaattattcttaactgtcgggtggaaagcaaaccaattatttgcaattttacagtataaagatgtaacagattcactttaatctgacagtataagttattagatggattcactttaatctgatagtagaaagggaaattattttttcctcagggaaattattttctccctcacattttccaattttatctgatattttggacaagccacaaactcgctctattggtatccagtgtgatcttgattctgatattttggacaaagctcaaactcagtcgtcggtactttacgatattgaatcaacaagtttctattatgaaccaaggaggagtagtacaccaatccagaagtcgggagaggaggtggaggagcagaaacgtgaggaggaacagaaacgtgaagaggaacagaaaggagtgcaaaagcagacacctacgaaaattgctacggttgatcttcactggtttaaacaaacttgtaatcaaattattgtgaaagaacttgctattgttgacgagtgcaataattatgctgtattccatttcaaatcaccatttgcaaagatggAATTGAGCGCAAAactgtataacgatgtaacatggctggaacgtaactatcataaaataaaatgggaagatggagatttagaatacagtgactcattaatacgtgattaccttgcaggttatgagaaaattttcacaaaaggaactgagaaagcaaagtttttgagaagattgcattctaacgtacaatgcataccggaggactttctcaagcctgatttcagctttttcaccacttcgtggtgttatgatgcatgtaagatacataaatatagacccgatggaaggtgTGCGTTGTACagtgcccaacattataattctttgctgtttaaaaatatgtatcaaacaaataatttcttgtgtgaaaacaatcgaatgcaaagtatgaaattggcaccGATGTATAAGAAtgcgcagaaaagaaactttgcacgttatggattcttctacaacggaaaggaattacagtgtgtttattgcttgcatgcactgagattgcataaagctcgtacatgttg is part of the Nilaparvata lugens isolate BPH chromosome Y, ASM1435652v1, whole genome shotgun sequence genome and encodes:
- the LOC120355143 gene encoding uncharacterized protein LOC120355143 encodes the protein MDKSHRASSSSTTFLLPGSPPPKRELNFWEQQQQQKRRSTATTSAVASAAAATSSSASTSDPLKEQGIFVQDEDSSIIIPDSSPLTQATWAPRRAALTSVPAAPKQSVKRRLFFDDDEEPDVLTQSKKRAVEEDEEDSSIMTLLQQEEDEILPEEHFLTVINRYAPKPWTPLRELMEGTPYPIEDVREVCNQHGRRVVLKIRLSGQRTTDVYIPERFTLILTPKDIQNFKSKCKSLLLFVKHINQYMTDINIVKMHKI